A window of Arcobacter acticola genomic DNA:
ACAATTACAATGTATACCACATATTTAGGGTAAATTTTTTACTCTAATATGATTGTAAATTGCTCTCCTTTATAATCTTTTCCTTTATATGAGAACTCAACATTATCAAATGTAATAACACCATTTGTATGTTTTTCTATTATAATTTTTGTCATATAAAGACCTGATTTAGAGTTGTTATTTATCTTTTCTAGGTGTAAATTTTCATTAATAATATTCTTATTATTATCAAGTATTTTTTCACCTGAATTATTTTTGATAACTATATATTTTTTACCATCTTTTTGGAATAAGTCAATAAATATATATCTATTTTTATCTAAACTAACTTTTTGAATTAAACTATCTTTTATACTTACTAATAAATTTAATAATGCTTGTGTAAATTCATTTCTTAATCCATACATAGAAATAGAGATATCTAAATCTAAAATAAGTACTATGTTATTTTCATCAAATGTTACTTTTGCCAATTCTAAGCTTTTATAAATACTACTATTAATAAAAAAAGTTTCTTTTATTGTTTCAATATTATAAAAAGTTTCAAAATCGTCTATTGTTCCAGATAACTTATTCGTAATATCAAGCATTCGATCTAATTTAATTATAAATTCTGGAGAGTTAATATTCTCATATTCAACATCTAATTTTAATGAACTAGCATAAGCAGAAATTACGCCTAATGGCTCTTTCCATTCGTGTGCAATATTTCCTATAAGTTCGCCCATTGAAGACATCTTTGATTGATGAAAGATTATTGATGATTTATATTTATTATCTAAAACTTCTCTTTCTATTTTCTTTTCTAATCTTTTATTTGCGTTCTCTAATTCTTCATTTAATCTTTGAAGTTTAACAACATCGTTTTGAGCTTTTGAAATTGATAATGCAATAAAAGAACTAAACATTGATAAAGAATTTTTATCTTTTTCATTAAAATTTATATAATTGTCATTATCTTTTTTATTTAATAATTGAACAACACCTAAAACTTCATCTCGTATAGGATGAATTAAAGGAATTGTAATTATAGAGTGAGTTTTGTAATTTAATTTTTCATCAAATTCTTTAGTACCAGAATATTCATACTCTTTTGTATCATAAATATCATCAATCATTATAATTTTTTTTGTTTTAAAAGAATCAACAGCAAGGAATTTATTTTCAATAAATAAAGGGAGTTTAGAATCTTTTATCGTATAAAAAAGTTTATATATATCTTCATAAGATAATTTATCATTTTGGAAAACATGAAATTTTAGATATTCATCTTC
This region includes:
- a CDS encoding GAF domain-containing protein; this translates as MKDLELRHIYDINLFNINDLDVLLHEILKYTRELINAEAGTIYIKEDEYLKFHVFQNDKLSYEDIYKLFYTIKDSKLPLFIENKFLAVDSFKTKKIIMIDDIYDTKEYEYSGTKEFDEKLNYKTHSIITIPLIHPIRDEVLGVVQLLNKKDNDNYINFNEKDKNSLSMFSSFIALSISKAQNDVVKLQRLNEELENANKRLEKKIEREVLDNKYKSSIIFHQSKMSSMGELIGNIAHEWKEPLGVISAYASSLKLDVEYENINSPEFIIKLDRMLDITNKLSGTIDDFETFYNIETIKETFFINSSIYKSLELAKVTFDENNIVLILDLDISISMYGLRNEFTQALLNLLVSIKDSLIQKVSLDKNRYIFIDLFQKDGKKYIVIKNNSGEKILDNNKNIINENLHLEKINNNSKSGLYMTKIIIEKHTNGVITFDNVEFSYKGKDYKGEQFTIILE